In Thermanaerovibrio velox DSM 12556, the genomic stretch CATGACGCATGTAGAGGTTAAGTTCTTCCATAGAGGATACATCTACCAACCTGATAGCGTTCACCATCTACTCCCCCAAGCTACGATTTATGTTCACAGGTTTAAAGGCTTTTCCGTCCCATCTTCGCTAAGGATGTCTATCCTGCGGCGGGCGTCTTGAAGGAACTCAAAACACCTCCTGGCTATTATAACTCCCTCTTCATAGACATTGAGGGCCTCTTCGAGAGGTAGATCGTCCCTTTCCAATCTAGCAACTATTACCTCTAGCTTCGACAGGTCTTCAGTAAATGACAACTACAGCACCTCCAGCGCCTTTCTTTTACTATGTTGCTTCTATCCTACCGTCCATGATACAATGCTCGAGCTCAGTTGTCGCCACAAGCGGAGGGAGGGAAACGAATGTCCAGGATCTGCGATTGCTGCGGGAGAGGGCCACAGACGGGCAATGCCGTCAGCCACTCTAATCGTCACACCCGCCGCCGTTGGCTAATCAACTTAAGGACCGTGCGGGTGGACCTGGGTTGCGGTGAGACCCGCCGACTCAAGGTCTGTACCAAGTGTCTCCGTTCCGGTGTAGTTCGTAGGGCCGTCTAGGACGGCCCTTTTTCTCTGTGTTGTTACGCCCCATGATCCCATTGGGTTCCCCCTCTTCAGTGGCTTCGGTAGATAATTGACAGCCTTAAGGGGTGCGGATCAAACTCAACTCGTGCGTGTTTTTTAACTAACGCCATTGAAGGTATGCGATCAAAACGCCAGTTCTAGAGAATACGTAGACCCTGCGGGATGTTGGCTTATTGCTGATTGCGAAGGGCAGACATTTTCTTAAAAGGGCATCCTGAAGCTCCCATTTAACCCCTCCTATGCTTACCCCCGAGCAATCTTCCAATGGCAGCAACGATATGTTCTTAGGCATGCCATGAGGATTAAACTCCAAGGAAATCTTCTCTTCCCCTCTCAATATGAAAGCCATTTCCCGATGATCTACCATGCCAACTGGCACAACCCCACGGGCATAGCAGAAGCTCATCATAGAGCTCATTAGGTGATCCAGCCTTCCCCCGAACGCAACCAGTTGCTAACACTGGGACTGCTTCTCCCTGCGATAATGAACTTATCTTAGATGCCCTCTCTAGCGCCAATTGAAAGTCCGTAAGATCCTTATCCACCGGGTGAACATCCATGGGAACTCCTAGCCTCTGGGCCCAGTTTAAGGCCTCTGAATGGACGCTATCCATATCACCCAAGACCATAGACGGTCTCCAGCACACCCGTTTGCAAGACTCTAGCCCCTTGTCCACCGCCCAAAGCTCCCAACCCAAGTTTTTAAGGTCCTCAAGTAAGAAAGGAGATGGCTTCCTGCCTCCAAGAACCATTACAACTCCTCGTGTAGATCCATCATCCTCTGAATGGGGCAAGGGTGCATTCAGACGCAACCCTACGGATGGAAAATTGAATATCATTATCTAATCCCCTCTGGCCTCCCTAAGTATTTCCATGGCGCTATCCTCGTCAACCAGTATTTCCCTCGGCCTTGCCCCATCCGGCGGGCCCACGATGCCGAGCTGCTCCATGGTGTCTATGAGACGAGCTCCTCTGGTAAAGCCCACCCTAAGCCTCCTTTGCAGGCTGCTGGCAGATGCTACCCCGGAAGAGAGGACAATGCGTATCGCCTCCTCGAGCAACGGATCGTCCAGGCTAGCATCTCCGCTTGAGTTACCGTTTTCTTGATCTTCTATGTCTATAACTTGAGGCTCGCCAAAAGTTGATACCAAGTGGTCAAGCCATCGGCTTATATAGATCTCGTCTATCCAAGGGGCCTGAAGCCTTATCGGCTTAGGGAATCTTGAGGAAAGGAACAACATGTCCCCTTTCCCAAGTAGCTTTTCGGCTCCTGCAGAATCCAATATGGTCCTTGAGTCCGCTTGGCTTGGTAACGAGAACGCCACCCTAGCAGGCACGTTAGCCTTTATAAGGCCTGTTATCACGTTAACAGATGGCCTCTGAGT encodes the following:
- the rpmB gene encoding 50S ribosomal protein L28, which encodes MSRICDCCGRGPQTGNAVSHSNRHTRRRWLINLRTVRVDLGCGETRRLKVCTKCLRSGVVRRAV
- the xseB gene encoding exodeoxyribonuclease VII small subunit; the protein is MSFTEDLSKLEVIVARLERDDLPLEEALNVYEEGVIIARRCFEFLQDARRRIDILSEDGTEKPLNL